The proteins below come from a single uncultured Carboxylicivirga sp. genomic window:
- a CDS encoding radical SAM protein, whose translation MKRFIECLIPVTSCNISCSYCYVGQQKRELGVVPSFKYSPEHIGKALSFQRLGGQSLISITGSGETLIPKQVPEVISNILKQGHFVNVTTNGTLTKRFNQILEFCGEMCSRLHFSFSLHYDELVKHNLLESFFNNVQLVRNAGCSILIQINLSDEYIEHWDEIKRLTEEKMGAAPQVALTRDESVRPFKIFTSLSDDEYIQLGRKMKSPLFDFTVDNFNKKQTEFCYAGAWSAKLDLTTGDMSGCYSFGVKQNIFANLNKPIKFEPIGKCPFDYCFNSSHFLSLGTIPTLQAESYEGLRNRPEAKWYSDEMQKFLSQKLSDDNELLSESRQDFYERKFQLINTIRRYYRKFGYAWQAIKNK comes from the coding sequence ATGAAGCGGTTTATTGAATGTTTAATCCCGGTTACATCGTGTAATATTTCGTGCAGTTACTGTTATGTTGGGCAGCAGAAAAGGGAGTTGGGAGTTGTCCCCTCTTTTAAATACTCTCCGGAACATATCGGAAAAGCACTAAGCTTTCAACGTTTAGGTGGCCAATCGTTAATCAGTATAACGGGTTCGGGTGAAACACTAATCCCCAAGCAAGTTCCAGAAGTCATTAGTAATATTCTAAAGCAAGGTCATTTTGTAAATGTAACTACCAATGGCACATTAACTAAACGCTTTAATCAAATTCTTGAATTTTGTGGAGAGATGTGTTCTCGGTTACATTTCTCGTTTTCATTACATTATGATGAACTTGTAAAGCATAATTTACTTGAATCATTTTTTAATAACGTGCAATTAGTTCGTAACGCAGGTTGTTCGATATTAATTCAAATCAATTTAAGTGATGAGTATATTGAGCATTGGGATGAAATAAAAAGGCTGACGGAAGAAAAAATGGGAGCTGCGCCTCAGGTTGCCTTAACAAGAGATGAATCAGTAAGGCCATTTAAAATATTTACTTCTCTTTCTGATGATGAGTATATTCAACTTGGAAGGAAAATGAAATCGCCTTTGTTTGATTTTACAGTTGATAATTTTAATAAAAAACAAACAGAATTCTGTTATGCCGGGGCTTGGTCAGCAAAACTTGATTTAACAACTGGTGATATGTCAGGTTGTTATTCTTTTGGTGTAAAGCAGAATATCTTTGCTAATCTTAATAAACCAATTAAGTTTGAACCAATTGGGAAGTGCCCGTTTGATTATTGTTTTAATTCAAGTCATTTCTTGTCACTTGGAACAATACCAACCCTGCAAGCCGAATCGTATGAAGGTCTAAGAAACAGACCCGAAGCAAAATGGTATAGTGATGAAATGCAGAAGTTTCTAAGTCAAAAATTATCTGATGATAATGAACTATTATCAGAATCAAGACAAGATTTTTACGAGCGTAAGTTTCAATTGATTAATACAATAAGAAGATACTATCGGAAATTTGGATATGCTTGGCAAGCCATAAAGAACAAATAA
- the truB gene encoding tRNA pseudouridine(55) synthase TruB: protein MDEKKFSAEYFQAGQVLLIDKPLEWTSFDVVNKIRYSLKRYLNIKKIKVGHAGTLDPLASGLVIVCTGKATKQIDQFSGLDKQYIADVELGSTTPTYDKESEPDAIYSWEHITEELIREKLEAFRGDIDQMPPIYSALKVKGQKAYELARRGKDVELKARQINISQIDLLEFSEKHLKLDVSCSKGTYIRSLAYDLGVALSSGAHLSGLVRTRIGDYQLKDATSIFDFEKKLASFATK, encoded by the coding sequence ATGGATGAAAAGAAATTCTCGGCTGAGTATTTTCAGGCCGGGCAAGTATTGTTGATAGATAAGCCACTTGAATGGACATCGTTTGATGTGGTAAATAAAATCAGATATTCGTTAAAGCGATATCTGAATATTAAAAAAATAAAAGTTGGACATGCTGGTACTTTAGATCCTCTGGCATCGGGCCTAGTTATTGTTTGTACCGGCAAGGCAACAAAGCAGATTGATCAATTTTCCGGTTTGGATAAGCAATATATTGCCGATGTTGAATTAGGAAGTACTACGCCTACTTACGATAAAGAATCAGAACCAGATGCTATTTACTCGTGGGAGCATATTACCGAAGAGCTGATTCGCGAAAAATTAGAAGCGTTTAGAGGTGATATAGATCAGATGCCTCCGATCTATTCAGCACTAAAAGTAAAAGGACAAAAGGCGTATGAATTGGCACGTAGAGGTAAAGATGTAGAGTTAAAAGCCCGACAAATTAATATTAGTCAAATTGACTTATTAGAATTTTCTGAGAAACATTTGAAGTTAGATGTAAGTTGTAGTAAAGGTACCTACATTCGTTCGTTGGCCTATGATCTAGGAGTTGCACTATCGTCAGGAGCTCATTTATCAGGTTTGGTTCGAACCAGAATTGGTGATTATCAGTTAAAAGATGCAACTTCAATCTTTGATTTTGAAAAAAAATTAGCGTCCTTTGCAACTAAATAG
- a CDS encoding glycosyltransferase: MKVSIVIPVYNVEKYIERCFNSVCRQTYSNALIECIFVDDCGLDNSVIILQNLIEDYKGLIDFKLVNHSENKGLSEARNTGTECATGDYVYYFDSDDEITDDCIQSLVKLASSYKGVDIVWGSADIIYEHGRGEAYLIKDEINEFSDNQLWLKKAILKRTYLPVTAWNKLIRIGFLRENKLFFKPGIIHEDEHWEFFVAKCIQSSAFCKKITYKHYINEGSIITTASPKQIKHLLIIIEDFLNHIDPVLKKNQFKSIYYLAFFTLIKTFDCHEKKFFFQVKNSIKQLFVSRLHTAFKKVNVLEIMIVGFYFLPMALLSTLKSTHIRNLYYGLLRLY, translated from the coding sequence ATGAAAGTTTCTATAGTTATACCTGTATATAATGTCGAAAAGTATATCGAAAGATGTTTTAATTCAGTGTGTCGTCAAACTTATAGTAACGCTTTAATTGAGTGTATATTTGTAGATGACTGTGGATTAGATAACAGTGTTATCATATTACAGAATCTTATTGAAGATTATAAAGGACTTATTGATTTTAAACTTGTAAATCACTCAGAGAATAAAGGATTATCAGAAGCCAGAAATACTGGAACAGAATGTGCAACAGGTGACTATGTTTATTACTTCGATAGTGATGATGAAATTACCGATGATTGTATCCAATCTCTTGTAAAGTTAGCCTCAAGCTATAAAGGAGTAGATATTGTTTGGGGAAGCGCTGATATAATCTATGAGCATGGTCGAGGAGAAGCATATCTGATTAAAGATGAAATAAACGAGTTTAGCGATAACCAATTGTGGTTAAAGAAAGCAATACTCAAAAGAACTTATCTTCCAGTAACAGCATGGAATAAGCTAATCAGGATTGGTTTTTTGCGAGAGAATAAGCTGTTTTTTAAGCCGGGTATTATTCACGAAGATGAACATTGGGAGTTTTTTGTGGCAAAGTGTATTCAATCGTCAGCATTTTGTAAGAAAATAACTTACAAGCATTATATAAACGAAGGTTCGATTATAACGACTGCTTCTCCCAAGCAAATCAAGCATTTATTAATAATCATTGAAGATTTCTTGAATCACATAGATCCGGTATTAAAAAAGAATCAATTCAAATCAATATATTATCTTGCATTCTTTACATTAATAAAGACTTTTGATTGTCATGAGAAGAAGTTCTTTTTTCAGGTAAAAAATTCAATAAAGCAGCTTTTTGTTTCGCGATTGCATACAGCATTTAAGAAGGTAAATGTTTTGGAGATAATGATAGTTGGATTCTATTTTTTGCCAATGGCCTTATTGAGTACTTTAAAAAGCACGCACATAAGAAATTTATACTATGGTTTATTAAGATTATATTGA
- a CDS encoding phosphoadenylyl-sulfate reductase: MSAEEIKKINDDLSNANAQEIIKYVTDKFGDKIALSSSLGAEDQVLTQMLVSVSPETNIFTLDTGRLFPETYDLIDRTSRKYKKNIQVYFPKNENVQQMVNEKGINLFFESVENRKECCFVRKIEPLQRAFKGLDAWICGLRASQSVTRKDIQVVEWDENNKLVKVNPLANWSEEDVWSYIKENKVPYNTLHDKGYPSIGCQPCTRAIIEGEDVRAGRWWWENPDTKECGLHKR, encoded by the coding sequence ATGAGTGCTGAAGAAATAAAAAAAATTAATGACGACTTAAGCAATGCTAATGCTCAGGAAATCATTAAATATGTTACAGATAAGTTTGGAGATAAAATTGCTTTGTCATCAAGTTTAGGAGCCGAAGATCAGGTGTTAACACAGATGTTAGTTAGTGTCAGTCCTGAAACTAATATTTTTACATTAGATACAGGTCGCTTATTTCCCGAGACTTATGATTTGATTGATCGTACATCCAGAAAATATAAAAAGAACATTCAGGTTTATTTCCCTAAGAACGAAAACGTTCAACAGATGGTGAATGAAAAAGGAATAAACTTGTTTTTCGAAAGTGTAGAAAACAGAAAAGAATGTTGTTTTGTGCGTAAAATTGAACCTTTACAAAGAGCCTTTAAAGGTTTGGATGCCTGGATTTGTGGTTTACGAGCAAGTCAGTCGGTGACTCGTAAGGATATACAAGTAGTTGAATGGGACGAAAACAATAAGCTTGTAAAAGTTAATCCATTGGCTAACTGGAGCGAAGAGGATGTTTGGTCTTATATCAAAGAAAACAAGGTTCCTTATAATACTTTACACGATAAGGGATATCCAAGTATTGGTTGTCAGCCATGTACTCGTGCAATTATTGAAGGCGAAGACGTAAGGGCTGGTCGTTGGTGGTGGGAAAATCCAGATACCAAAGAGTGCGGATTACATAAGAGATAA
- a CDS encoding universal stress protein has translation MVKIYVPVNFSEYSINAINYAMTLAQKLNVDITLLHCTHSFQEDESVPDDNQIRKNFEELLGKYQNQTSDNISLHTRRIDGYPEDVLVDLSIDEDPDVIVMGTRSKGETIKELLGSVTSDVIKNAKVPVLAVPAQSTINLDKISHVLFVTDFGEQDYRSLHKLIKLVTPFETVIHAVHFAASEPDRWDKKRLEEMRLYCSETYRKYQIEFEFITGDDFINSLDEYIQSTKTDLIAMTRRRRNMISKIFHPSITRKILFHTDIPLLVFHE, from the coding sequence ATGGTTAAAATTTATGTGCCCGTCAATTTCTCAGAATATTCAATAAATGCCATTAACTATGCAATGACGCTGGCTCAGAAACTGAATGTTGATATTACATTATTACATTGTACCCATTCTTTTCAGGAAGATGAATCGGTGCCGGATGACAATCAGATAAGAAAGAATTTTGAAGAGCTACTTGGTAAATACCAGAATCAAACATCAGATAATATCAGTTTACATACCCGTCGAATTGATGGTTATCCCGAAGACGTATTGGTTGATTTAAGCATTGATGAAGATCCTGATGTAATTGTTATGGGAACCCGAAGTAAAGGTGAAACCATAAAAGAATTGTTGGGAAGTGTAACCAGTGATGTGATTAAAAATGCCAAAGTTCCGGTTTTAGCTGTACCTGCTCAATCAACTATCAATTTAGATAAAATTAGCCATGTGTTGTTTGTAACCGATTTTGGTGAGCAGGATTATAGATCCCTGCATAAACTTATTAAATTGGTAACTCCTTTCGAAACAGTTATTCATGCCGTACATTTTGCAGCAAGCGAACCAGATAGATGGGACAAGAAACGATTAGAAGAAATGCGCTTATATTGCTCCGAAACTTATCGAAAATATCAGATTGAGTTTGAATTTATTACCGGTGACGATTTTATAAATTCGTTGGATGAGTATATACAAAGTACAAAAACGGATTTAATTGCTATGACGCGCCGAAGAAGAAATATGATTTCAAAAATATTTCACCCAAGTATTACTCGAAAAATATTATTTCATACTGATATACCTCTTTTAGTATTTCATGAGTAA
- a CDS encoding permease-like cell division protein FtsX encodes MAQTKQISSGKKLRSSYVTTTISIALVLFLLGIIGLLSLNAQRLSQYVKENIGFTVMVKDNAREAEVKRLEKMLSTSPFVKQTEYIDKERAAKELKEELGEDFVEFLGYNPLLSSIEVKLYADYAHPDSIAGVEKMIMEFPQVKEVLYQKNLIHLVHKNVKKISLVLLIFAVLLLLIAVALINNTIRLSVYSKRFLIRTMQLVGATKGFIRQPFLVTSILHGFTGAVLAIVLLSGLIYATNHELAGVIGFQNLDLIMILFGIVIVCGVMITLLSTYFAVNKYLNLRTDDLYF; translated from the coding sequence ATGGCGCAGACAAAACAAATATCAAGCGGAAAAAAGCTTCGTAGTTCCTATGTAACTACAACCATTAGCATTGCTTTGGTTCTATTTCTATTGGGTATTATTGGTCTTCTTTCTTTAAATGCCCAACGTTTATCGCAATATGTGAAAGAAAATATTGGATTTACGGTGATGGTAAAAGATAATGCCCGTGAGGCAGAAGTGAAACGCCTGGAGAAAATGTTATCTACTTCTCCGTTTGTGAAACAAACCGAATATATTGATAAAGAACGTGCTGCTAAAGAATTGAAGGAAGAATTAGGTGAAGATTTTGTTGAGTTTTTGGGCTATAATCCTTTGTTATCTTCAATTGAAGTAAAACTTTACGCTGACTATGCTCATCCTGATAGTATAGCAGGTGTTGAAAAGATGATTATGGAGTTTCCACAAGTAAAGGAAGTTCTATATCAAAAAAACCTGATACATCTGGTTCATAAGAATGTGAAAAAGATATCGTTGGTATTATTGATTTTTGCGGTATTGCTTCTACTTATAGCTGTTGCTTTAATTAATAATACAATTCGATTATCGGTTTATTCAAAAAGGTTCTTAATCAGAACAATGCAACTAGTTGGTGCAACCAAAGGTTTTATTCGGCAGCCATTTTTGGTAACTAGTATTTTGCACGGATTTACAGGGGCTGTGTTAGCAATTGTACTTTTATCAGGGTTAATATATGCCACCAACCACGAGTTAGCTGGAGTAATAGGCTTTCAGAATCTGGATTTAATTATGATTCTTTTTGGAATAGTAATTGTATGCGGAGTTATGATAACACTTTTATCTACTTATTTTGCGGTTAATAAATATTTGAACCTTAGAACTGACGATTTATATTTTTAA
- a CDS encoding undecaprenyl-diphosphate phosphatase, with amino-acid sequence MGILESLILGIIQGLTEFLPVSSSGHLEIVKAMFGTHVVAEESMFMTVILHGATALSTIVIFRKEIGEILGGLFQFKWNEQTIFSLKIILSMIPASFVGVAFSDQLETLFESQIVLVGFMLLLTAALLFLADKAKTTEKGVSYSNAIVIGIAQAIAILPGISRSGATISTSVLLGIDRTRATRFSFLMVVPLILGKMAKDLLSSEFTVAGASAMPVIVGFIAAFITGLIACTWMIKLVRKSKLTYFSVYCAVVGLIAIISRLFW; translated from the coding sequence ATGGGTATTTTAGAAAGTTTGATTCTTGGAATTATTCAAGGATTAACCGAGTTTTTGCCAGTAAGTAGTAGCGGCCATCTCGAAATTGTAAAAGCTATGTTTGGTACACATGTTGTTGCCGAGGAAAGCATGTTTATGACTGTTATTTTACATGGAGCAACAGCATTAAGTACGATTGTTATTTTCCGAAAAGAAATTGGAGAAATTTTGGGTGGTTTATTTCAATTCAAATGGAATGAACAAACTATATTTTCACTGAAAATTATTTTATCAATGATTCCAGCATCTTTTGTTGGGGTTGCTTTTTCCGATCAGTTAGAAACATTATTTGAAAGTCAGATTGTATTGGTGGGATTTATGTTGCTTCTAACTGCTGCATTACTCTTTTTAGCCGATAAAGCTAAAACTACAGAAAAAGGAGTATCTTATTCTAATGCTATTGTAATAGGTATTGCTCAAGCAATCGCTATTCTTCCTGGGATTTCGCGTTCGGGAGCAACTATATCAACTTCGGTTTTGTTAGGTATTGATAGAACTAGAGCCACTCGCTTTTCATTTTTAATGGTGGTGCCGTTAATTTTAGGGAAGATGGCGAAAGATTTACTTTCGAGTGAGTTTACAGTTGCTGGTGCATCAGCTATGCCGGTTATTGTCGGGTTTATTGCTGCTTTTATTACAGGTTTAATTGCTTGTACCTGGATGATAAAATTAGTACGCAAAAGTAAATTAACATATTTTTCTGTGTATTGTGCAGTAGTTGGTTTGATTGCAATTATTAGTAGATTGTTTTGGTAG
- the queA gene encoding tRNA preQ1(34) S-adenosylmethionine ribosyltransferase-isomerase QueA, which produces MKLSKFKYKLPEELIALHPAQNRDESRLMVLNRKDKTIEHKVFKDVIDYFDDQDVMVFNNTKVFPARLYGNKEKTGAEIEVFLLRELNREQRLWDVLVDPARKIRIGNKLYFGDDDTLVAEVIDNTTSRGRTLRFLYDGPYDEFKSILFGLGETPLPKIINRDVVPEDRERYQTIYAKHEGAVAAPTAGMHFSRELMKRLEIKGTDFAEITLHVGLGNFRPVDVEDLTKHKMDSEQIFITEEATEIINSGKDKKKRVCAVGTTVMRTLESSVSTFGHVKPFEGWTNKFIFPPYEFQVANSMITNLHLPLSTLMMMVAAFGGYDFVMDAYKVAVKEKYRFGTYGDAMLII; this is translated from the coding sequence ATGAAACTGTCGAAGTTTAAATATAAACTACCTGAAGAGTTAATTGCACTACATCCTGCACAAAACAGAGACGAGTCTCGTTTGATGGTGTTAAACAGGAAAGATAAAACAATTGAGCACAAGGTTTTTAAAGATGTAATTGATTATTTCGACGATCAGGATGTGATGGTGTTTAATAATACCAAAGTATTCCCTGCTCGTTTATATGGTAACAAAGAAAAGACAGGCGCTGAAATAGAAGTGTTTCTTTTAAGAGAATTAAACCGCGAGCAGCGTTTGTGGGATGTGTTGGTTGATCCTGCTCGTAAAATACGTATTGGTAATAAGCTTTATTTTGGCGATGATGATACATTAGTAGCTGAAGTAATTGATAATACTACATCGCGTGGACGTACTCTTCGCTTTTTATATGATGGACCGTACGATGAATTTAAATCAATTTTGTTTGGATTAGGTGAAACACCACTTCCAAAAATCATCAATCGTGATGTGGTTCCTGAAGATCGAGAGCGTTATCAAACCATTTACGCAAAACACGAAGGTGCGGTAGCTGCACCAACTGCAGGCATGCATTTTAGTCGTGAGTTAATGAAACGATTGGAAATAAAAGGAACAGATTTTGCCGAGATTACATTGCATGTTGGTTTAGGTAACTTTCGTCCGGTAGATGTTGAGGATTTAACAAAGCACAAAATGGATTCGGAGCAAATCTTTATCACCGAAGAAGCAACAGAAATAATTAATTCAGGTAAGGATAAGAAAAAACGAGTATGTGCAGTAGGTACAACTGTAATGCGTACTTTAGAAAGTTCAGTGTCTACTTTTGGTCATGTAAAACCTTTCGAAGGATGGACAAACAAATTTATTTTCCCTCCATACGAGTTTCAGGTTGCTAACAGTATGATTACAAACTTACATCTTCCACTCTCAACTCTAATGATGATGGTGGCTGCATTTGGCGGTTATGATTTTGTAATGGATGCTTATAAAGTAGCTGTTAAAGAAAAGTATCGTTTTGGTACTTATGGCGATGCCATGTTAATAATTTAA
- a CDS encoding polysaccharide pyruvyl transferase family protein, producing the protein MDSKSQVQILAQKIKKELGELIDGDYIFLDLPYYTNIGDTLIWKGTEDFLISTGRTCVYRSSIETYIKPTISKDTVILLQGGGNFGDIWRRHTDFVLEILKDFPENKVIILPQTVHYKSIEVLRSDALQMSQHQNLYICARDAKTFDLVNQYFNVKGVLILPDMAFCIDQSFLDRYKVNSVGKILFFKRKDVEKADYEFDKYIQEEKVDVREWPSMDNNMLASRLIILLSICRKRLPFKIFFKKLTDWYAINVYMPFLLRIGIRFISSYNKVYSTRLHGAILSVLLDKSVMFFDNSYGKNSSFYHSWLQEVDTVNFISKTE; encoded by the coding sequence ATGGATAGTAAAAGTCAGGTACAAATACTCGCTCAGAAGATTAAGAAAGAATTAGGTGAATTAATAGATGGAGATTATATCTTTCTTGATTTACCTTATTATACCAATATTGGAGATACGTTAATTTGGAAAGGGACAGAAGATTTTTTGATAAGTACTGGTAGAACATGTGTTTATCGATCGTCAATTGAAACATATATAAAGCCAACCATTTCAAAAGATACGGTAATTCTTTTACAAGGTGGAGGTAATTTTGGGGATATCTGGCGAAGACATACTGATTTTGTATTAGAGATTCTAAAAGATTTCCCCGAAAATAAGGTAATTATTCTTCCTCAAACAGTACATTATAAGAGTATTGAAGTATTGAGGTCTGATGCATTGCAAATGTCTCAACATCAGAACTTATATATATGTGCCCGCGATGCTAAAACATTTGATTTAGTAAATCAATATTTCAACGTGAAAGGTGTTTTAATTCTGCCCGATATGGCTTTTTGTATTGATCAATCATTTTTGGATCGGTATAAGGTTAATTCGGTGGGTAAGATTTTGTTTTTTAAGCGAAAAGATGTTGAGAAAGCAGATTATGAGTTTGATAAATACATTCAGGAAGAAAAAGTTGATGTGAGAGAATGGCCAAGTATGGATAATAACATGCTGGCATCAAGGTTAATAATATTACTGAGTATTTGTAGAAAGCGTCTTCCGTTTAAAATATTCTTTAAAAAACTGACTGATTGGTATGCTATTAATGTGTACATGCCATTTTTACTAAGAATAGGAATTCGATTTATAAGTAGCTATAATAAAGTGTATTCAACCCGATTGCATGGTGCAATACTATCAGTCCTTTTAGATAAATCGGTTATGTTTTTTGACAACTCTTACGGAAAAAATAGCTCGTTTTACCATAGCTGGCTTCAGGAAGTAGATACGGTTAATTTTATTTCAAAAACTGAGTAA
- a CDS encoding glycosyltransferase, translating to MQLAPVIVFCFNRPDHIEQTLDTLKKCRLADQTKLYIFSDGPRNAKEAIKIKEVREVIHAVEGFQSVEVIEREENWGLAKSIISGVTQVIKEHKRVIVLEDDLICSESFIENKNKMLDYFEPHKNIFSTSGFCPPIKIGKECSDDLYLFYRTSSLGWGTWIDRWESVNWSLKGFNNFIQSKEKRKQFNRGGIDLTPMLLHQKVGKIDSWSVRFSYAASLQDKMCVFPTESMLYHIGSDGSGTHADTSSDYGHTASNKVISISNFPKENAVISAKVRKYWANSLIRQVINYYKRLVYISIIKL from the coding sequence ATGCAACTCGCACCAGTAATTGTATTCTGTTTTAACAGACCAGACCATATTGAACAAACACTTGATACTTTAAAAAAGTGCAGACTAGCTGATCAAACGAAGCTATATATTTTTAGCGATGGGCCTCGTAATGCCAAAGAAGCCATTAAGATTAAAGAAGTTCGGGAGGTTATACATGCTGTCGAAGGTTTTCAATCGGTAGAAGTTATTGAGCGTGAAGAAAACTGGGGTTTAGCAAAATCCATTATTTCTGGTGTAACGCAGGTAATTAAAGAGCATAAGAGGGTAATAGTCTTAGAGGATGATTTAATCTGTTCCGAGAGTTTTATTGAAAACAAGAATAAGATGCTTGATTATTTCGAACCTCATAAAAATATATTCTCCACAAGTGGTTTCTGCCCTCCAATTAAAATAGGTAAGGAATGTAGTGATGATCTATACTTATTTTATCGAACCAGTTCGTTGGGTTGGGGTACATGGATAGATCGTTGGGAAAGTGTCAACTGGTCGCTTAAAGGATTCAATAATTTTATTCAATCAAAAGAAAAGCGTAAGCAATTTAATAGAGGTGGTATTGATTTAACACCGATGCTTTTGCATCAGAAAGTAGGAAAAATCGATTCATGGTCGGTTCGATTTAGTTATGCAGCCTCGCTTCAGGATAAAATGTGCGTGTTTCCAACGGAGTCGATGCTGTATCATATTGGCTCTGATGGTTCCGGGACACATGCTGATACCTCAAGTGATTATGGGCATACTGCAAGTAATAAGGTTATTAGTATCAGTAACTTTCCAAAGGAAAATGCTGTTATCTCAGCTAAAGTAAGAAAGTACTGGGCTAATTCGTTAATTCGTCAGGTCATTAACTATTATAAGCGATTAGTATATATTTCTATAATTAAATTATGA
- a CDS encoding ATP-dependent 6-phosphofructokinase, whose product MGKDKKRVGILTAGGDCPGINAAIRGVGKTAIVKYGMEIVGISNGFSGLVDMDVTLMEEKALSGIITVGGTILGTSRLKPFKPEEGEAVADKPKIIKENYEKLGLDALVCIGGNGTQKTANLLSKEGLNVVGIPKTIDNDVWGTDVTFGFDSAVGIATDAIDRLHTTANSHKRVMVIELMGHHTGWISLYSGIAAGGDVILLPEIEYDLDHVADCLMARSKVGKPYSIVVVAEGIAHPKKKSAASYISKKIQKMTGLETRETILGYIQRGGSPSAQDRILATRYGAHAADLIHRGEYGTMVSLKNDTITSVPLEEVGGNLRLVNPDHYLIQQGRSMGVCFGT is encoded by the coding sequence ATGGGAAAAGACAAAAAAAGGGTAGGTATACTAACAGCAGGAGGTGATTGTCCTGGTATCAATGCTGCTATCAGAGGGGTTGGAAAAACAGCAATTGTGAAGTATGGGATGGAGATAGTTGGCATATCAAATGGTTTTAGCGGATTGGTTGATATGGATGTAACGCTAATGGAAGAAAAAGCGTTATCGGGTATCATCACTGTTGGAGGAACCATTTTGGGAACATCACGTCTGAAACCGTTTAAGCCTGAAGAAGGAGAAGCTGTAGCTGATAAACCTAAAATTATCAAGGAAAATTACGAAAAGCTAGGTTTAGATGCTTTAGTCTGCATTGGAGGAAATGGCACTCAAAAAACGGCTAATTTACTATCCAAAGAAGGCTTAAATGTAGTAGGTATTCCTAAGACTATTGATAATGATGTTTGGGGTACTGATGTAACTTTTGGCTTCGATTCAGCTGTAGGAATTGCAACCGATGCTATCGACCGGTTACATACAACCGCTAACTCGCATAAACGCGTTATGGTAATTGAGCTAATGGGGCACCATACAGGTTGGATTTCATTATATTCTGGTATTGCTGCAGGTGGTGACGTTATTCTTTTGCCTGAAATTGAATACGATCTCGATCATGTTGCCGATTGCTTAATGGCTCGTAGTAAAGTGGGCAAGCCTTATTCTATTGTTGTGGTTGCTGAAGGTATTGCACATCCTAAGAAAAAATCAGCTGCCAGCTATATTAGTAAAAAGATACAAAAAATGACGGGTCTTGAAACTCGTGAAACCATTTTAGGTTATATCCAGCGAGGGGGATCGCCAAGTGCCCAGGATAGAATATTGGCTACACGATACGGTGCCCATGCGGCAGATTTAATTCATAGAGGTGAATATGGAACCATGGTTTCATTAAAGAATGATACAATAACTTCTGTTCCTCTTGAAGAGGTAGGAGGAAATTTACGATTGGTTAATCCCGATCATTACCTGATTCAGCAAGGACGAAGTATGGGTGTGTGCTTCGGTACCTGA
- a CDS encoding DUF3098 domain-containing protein, with translation MAKKENEQKFQFALGKENYILLAIGFVIIIVGFLLMMGGRSADPNVFNEEIYSFRRITLAPIIVLFGFLFEIYAIMKKPKSDN, from the coding sequence ATGGCTAAAAAAGAAAATGAGCAAAAATTTCAGTTTGCATTAGGCAAAGAAAATTATATACTTCTTGCGATTGGATTTGTAATTATCATTGTTGGATTTTTGCTTATGATGGGTGGACGCTCTGCAGATCCGAATGTATTTAATGAAGAAATATATAGTTTTAGACGTATCACTTTAGCTCCAATAATCGTCCTGTTTGGCTTCCTATTTGAGATTTATGCTATTATGAAAAAGCCTAAATCCGATAACTAA